From the genome of Danio rerio strain Tuebingen ecotype United States chromosome 2, GRCz12tu, whole genome shotgun sequence, one region includes:
- the si:dkey-7l6.3 gene encoding uncharacterized protein si:dkey-7l6.3 isoform X2: MANYRAFHTQLATIMETLTRAAVAEICELVDDGYAVLHIEISRHQKENEELRRKLQLIESIVAARGYSEESSVTRDNSAREPLLDRKTPGGGESSSRATALEVREFREEGDLIQMQIKEEGFEHPPLEDEDEDEDEGESVSAATHDSPKADVTAASDARAAHLHRVFQEDLCMKTDLDPVSDWATHSVRNTLAHLQNSPQGVGGSDSIVPHNSPLFAAQRLVALGNVSGLGLYGRLGALRGCGTGKRHFICSICGKSFTTSQSLDTHMRIHTGERPYRCEQCGKRFTQSGHLTAHQTVHTGERPYECSRCGKRFAGKQYLRIHTKKHHPDLHALAQLQSQTQQDTLPSGSL, from the exons ATGGCGAATTACCGGGCGTTTCACACCCAACTCGCGACCATCATGGAGACACTGACTCGCGCCGCGGTGGCGGAAATCTGCGAGCTCGTAGACGACGGATACGCGGTTTTACACATCGAGATCTCGCGCCATCAGAAGGAGAACGAGGAGCTCCGGCGGAAACTGCAGCTCATTGAGTCGATCGTGGCGGCACGGGGGTACAGCGAGGAGAGCTCGGTAACGCGGGACAACAGTGCCCGAGAACCGCTGCTAGACCGGAAAACACCCGGAGGAGGAGAGTCGAGCAGCCGGGCCACAGCACTGGAG GTGCGGGAGTTTCGTGAGGAAGGAGATTTGATCCAAATGCAAATCAAAGAGGAAGGCTTCGAGCATCCGCCACTGGAAG atgaggatgaggatgaagaCGAAGGTGAAAGCGTCTCCGCAGCGACTCACGACTCTCCTAAAGCGGATGTA ACCGCTGCATCAGACGCTCGCGCCGCTCACCTCCACCGAGTGTTTCAGGAGGACCTGTGCATGAAGACGGACCTGGATCCGGTTTCTGATTGGGCCACACACTCAGTACGTAACACTCTGGCACACTTACAGAACTCTCCACAGGGAGTCGGCGGCTCAGACTCCATTGTGCCCCATAATTCTCCGTTGTTTGCTGCGCAGAGGCTGGTTGCGCTTGGGAATGTGTCTGGGCTGGGGCTCTACGGGCGTCTGGGCGCTTTACGCGGATGCGGGACCGGCAAGCGGCATTTCATCTGCTCAatctgtgggaagagtttcaccaCGTCTCAGAGTTTGGACACACACATGCGCATACACACAGGCGAGCGGCCCTATCGATGCGAGCAGTGCGGGAAACGCTTCACACAGTCCGGACACCTCACGGCGCACCAGACCGTCCACACCGGGGAACGACCGTACGAGTGCAGTCGATGCGGGAAACGCTTCGCCGGGAAACAGTATCTGCGCATTCACACTAAAAAACACCATCCCGACCTGCACGCGCTCGCTCAACTACAGTCTCAAACGCAGCAGGACACACTACCCTCAGGGAGTTTGTAG
- the si:dkey-7l6.3 gene encoding uncharacterized protein si:dkey-7l6.3 isoform X4, producing MANYRAFHTQLATIMETLTRAAVAEICELVDDGYAVLHIEISRHQKENEELRRKLQLIESIVAARGYSEESSVTRDNSAREPLLDRKTPGGGESSSRATALEVREFREEGDLIQMQIKEEGFEHPPLEDEDEDEDEGESVSAATHDSPKADVTAASDARAAHLHRVFQEDLCMKTDLDPVSDWATHSITDFQISSCPHESHINGKLIYNISASKY from the exons ATGGCGAATTACCGGGCGTTTCACACCCAACTCGCGACCATCATGGAGACACTGACTCGCGCCGCGGTGGCGGAAATCTGCGAGCTCGTAGACGACGGATACGCGGTTTTACACATCGAGATCTCGCGCCATCAGAAGGAGAACGAGGAGCTCCGGCGGAAACTGCAGCTCATTGAGTCGATCGTGGCGGCACGGGGGTACAGCGAGGAGAGCTCGGTAACGCGGGACAACAGTGCCCGAGAACCGCTGCTAGACCGGAAAACACCCGGAGGAGGAGAGTCGAGCAGCCGGGCCACAGCACTGGAG GTGCGGGAGTTTCGTGAGGAAGGAGATTTGATCCAAATGCAAATCAAAGAGGAAGGCTTCGAGCATCCGCCACTGGAAG atgaggatgaggatgaagaCGAAGGTGAAAGCGTCTCCGCAGCGACTCACGACTCTCCTAAAGCGGATGTA ACCGCTGCATCAGACGCTCGCGCCGCTCACCTCCACCGAGTGTTTCAGGAGGACCTGTGCATGAAGACGGACCTGGATCCGGTTTCTGATTGGGCCACACACTCA ATTACTGATTTCCAGATATCGTCCTGTCCTCACGAATCGCACATCAACGGAAAGCTTATTTACAACATCTCAGCTTCAAAGTATTGA
- the si:dkey-7l6.3 gene encoding uncharacterized protein si:dkey-7l6.3 isoform X1, translating into MANYRAFHTQLATIMETLTRAAVAEICELVDDGYAVLHIEISRHQKENEELRRKLQLIESIVAARGYSEESSVTRDNSAREPLLDRKTPGGGESSSRATALEVREFREEGDLIQMQIKEEGFEHPPLEDEDEDEDEGESVSAATHDSPKADVVELSGQDSHTLSHSPDQDTHSHTLTFADTHSGADESQHSSIDLTVSDNASFSLAQTAASDARAAHLHRVFQEDLCMKTDLDPVSDWATHSVRNTLAHLQNSPQGVGGSDSIVPHNSPLFAAQRLVALGNVSGLGLYGRLGALRGCGTGKRHFICSICGKSFTTSQSLDTHMRIHTGERPYRCEQCGKRFTQSGHLTAHQTVHTGERPYECSRCGKRFAGKQYLRIHTKKHHPDLHALAQLQSQTQQDTLPSGSL; encoded by the exons ATGGCGAATTACCGGGCGTTTCACACCCAACTCGCGACCATCATGGAGACACTGACTCGCGCCGCGGTGGCGGAAATCTGCGAGCTCGTAGACGACGGATACGCGGTTTTACACATCGAGATCTCGCGCCATCAGAAGGAGAACGAGGAGCTCCGGCGGAAACTGCAGCTCATTGAGTCGATCGTGGCGGCACGGGGGTACAGCGAGGAGAGCTCGGTAACGCGGGACAACAGTGCCCGAGAACCGCTGCTAGACCGGAAAACACCCGGAGGAGGAGAGTCGAGCAGCCGGGCCACAGCACTGGAG GTGCGGGAGTTTCGTGAGGAAGGAGATTTGATCCAAATGCAAATCAAAGAGGAAGGCTTCGAGCATCCGCCACTGGAAG atgaggatgaggatgaagaCGAAGGTGAAAGCGTCTCCGCAGCGACTCACGACTCTCCTAAAGCGGATGTAGTTGAGTTGTCAGGACaagactcacacacactctcgcaCTCTCCGGACCaagacacacactctcacacactcacgtTTGCAGACACTCACTCTGGCGCCGACGAGTCTCAGCACTCCAGCATTGATCTGACTGTTTCTGATAATGCGTCCTTCTCCCTCGCTCAGACCGCTGCATCAGACGCTCGCGCCGCTCACCTCCACCGAGTGTTTCAGGAGGACCTGTGCATGAAGACGGACCTGGATCCGGTTTCTGATTGGGCCACACACTCAGTACGTAACACTCTGGCACACTTACAGAACTCTCCACAGGGAGTCGGCGGCTCAGACTCCATTGTGCCCCATAATTCTCCGTTGTTTGCTGCGCAGAGGCTGGTTGCGCTTGGGAATGTGTCTGGGCTGGGGCTCTACGGGCGTCTGGGCGCTTTACGCGGATGCGGGACCGGCAAGCGGCATTTCATCTGCTCAatctgtgggaagagtttcaccaCGTCTCAGAGTTTGGACACACACATGCGCATACACACAGGCGAGCGGCCCTATCGATGCGAGCAGTGCGGGAAACGCTTCACACAGTCCGGACACCTCACGGCGCACCAGACCGTCCACACCGGGGAACGACCGTACGAGTGCAGTCGATGCGGGAAACGCTTCGCCGGGAAACAGTATCTGCGCATTCACACTAAAAAACACCATCCCGACCTGCACGCGCTCGCTCAACTACAGTCTCAAACGCAGCAGGACACACTACCCTCAGGGAGTTTGTAG
- the si:dkey-7l6.3 gene encoding uncharacterized protein si:dkey-7l6.3 isoform X3 — MANYRAFHTQLATIMETLTRAAVAEICELVDDGYAVLHIEISRHQKENEELRRKLQLIESIVAARGYSEESSVTRDNSAREPLLDRKTPGGGESSSRATALEVREFREEGDLIQMQIKEEGFEHPPLEDEDEDEDEGESVSAATHDSPKADVVELSGQDSHTLSHSPDQDTHSHTLTFADTHSGADESQHSSIDLTVSDNASFSLAQTAASDARAAHLHRVFQEDLCMKTDLDPVSDWATHSITDFQISSCPHESHINGKLIYNISASKY, encoded by the exons ATGGCGAATTACCGGGCGTTTCACACCCAACTCGCGACCATCATGGAGACACTGACTCGCGCCGCGGTGGCGGAAATCTGCGAGCTCGTAGACGACGGATACGCGGTTTTACACATCGAGATCTCGCGCCATCAGAAGGAGAACGAGGAGCTCCGGCGGAAACTGCAGCTCATTGAGTCGATCGTGGCGGCACGGGGGTACAGCGAGGAGAGCTCGGTAACGCGGGACAACAGTGCCCGAGAACCGCTGCTAGACCGGAAAACACCCGGAGGAGGAGAGTCGAGCAGCCGGGCCACAGCACTGGAG GTGCGGGAGTTTCGTGAGGAAGGAGATTTGATCCAAATGCAAATCAAAGAGGAAGGCTTCGAGCATCCGCCACTGGAAG atgaggatgaggatgaagaCGAAGGTGAAAGCGTCTCCGCAGCGACTCACGACTCTCCTAAAGCGGATGTAGTTGAGTTGTCAGGACaagactcacacacactctcgcaCTCTCCGGACCaagacacacactctcacacactcacgtTTGCAGACACTCACTCTGGCGCCGACGAGTCTCAGCACTCCAGCATTGATCTGACTGTTTCTGATAATGCGTCCTTCTCCCTCGCTCAGACCGCTGCATCAGACGCTCGCGCCGCTCACCTCCACCGAGTGTTTCAGGAGGACCTGTGCATGAAGACGGACCTGGATCCGGTTTCTGATTGGGCCACACACTCA ATTACTGATTTCCAGATATCGTCCTGTCCTCACGAATCGCACATCAACGGAAAGCTTATTTACAACATCTCAGCTTCAAAGTATTGA